Proteins encoded within one genomic window of Mesobacillus subterraneus:
- a CDS encoding methyl-accepting chemotaxis protein translates to MQHWSIGRKYASVFAFIMVIFLASFIYLSSVLSNLQGVINLAEEKSDYAIMISEMGASFRQKYIIITDYITDPKPELLELYKEESKQFNASSKKLKGYVKSEEAKTLLTAIENIDQHMNKVWEEDIFQTVTEFKQNYEQVDIYTQTSLKNKAETIRDMNIEKLNALRTTILDDRTKLMKETNSSIASMIRNTFILIIVAFIVSSVAMYFVSRNISKSLEKVVAYCKKLAAGELNVQALEAKSKDEVGHIILAMNQLSGNLKASISTILASSDQVNDMSRNLKLNAEATTEANNEITTSIMQVASSSDEQVKISERTNEAAENVSSQLIEVTGSLKETLSTASSTKKKIEEGKQYAFNVTEQMDQINGKVTELATVIHSLKNNSQEIHRIIEIITDISNQTNLLALNAAIEAARAGEHGKGFGVVAQEVRKLAEQSAGAADSIRTILEQTGKETNQAVSVMDESQVTVLKGNELVEKVATIFSEIAESIEEVSLKGNTVSEAVINANEKMESMAQSANEVITASSRSALFLEQVAATTEEQNATMQELLDSSNKLSSMAEDLRKSFSSFKL, encoded by the coding sequence ATGCAACACTGGTCGATTGGCAGAAAATATGCAAGCGTTTTCGCGTTTATTATGGTCATCTTCCTGGCTAGCTTTATTTATTTATCATCGGTTTTATCTAATCTCCAAGGAGTAATTAATCTTGCTGAGGAGAAAAGTGATTATGCGATCATGATTAGTGAAATGGGAGCTTCTTTCCGGCAGAAATATATTATTATCACTGACTACATAACAGATCCGAAACCGGAACTTCTAGAATTGTATAAAGAAGAGTCTAAGCAATTTAATGCTTCGTCAAAAAAACTGAAGGGATATGTAAAATCAGAAGAAGCAAAGACATTGCTTACTGCGATTGAGAATATCGATCAACATATGAATAAAGTCTGGGAAGAAGACATTTTTCAGACTGTCACGGAATTCAAACAGAATTATGAACAGGTTGATATATATACCCAAACCAGCTTGAAGAACAAAGCAGAAACAATCCGTGATATGAACATCGAAAAGTTAAATGCTCTCAGGACAACGATTCTTGATGACAGGACAAAGCTTATGAAGGAAACCAATTCTTCAATAGCTTCGATGATTCGAAACACTTTCATCCTTATAATCGTTGCATTCATTGTTTCATCTGTAGCCATGTACTTCGTCTCCCGCAACATCAGCAAAAGCCTTGAAAAAGTAGTCGCATACTGCAAAAAGCTCGCTGCCGGTGAATTAAATGTGCAAGCTTTGGAAGCGAAGAGCAAGGATGAAGTCGGCCACATCATTCTGGCAATGAACCAATTATCCGGGAACTTGAAGGCATCAATTTCAACTATTCTTGCGTCTTCTGACCAGGTAAATGACATGTCGAGAAACTTAAAACTCAATGCTGAAGCTACGACTGAAGCCAACAATGAAATTACCACATCGATCATGCAGGTGGCTTCTTCATCTGATGAACAAGTGAAGATATCGGAAAGAACAAATGAAGCGGCAGAAAATGTCTCTTCTCAATTAATTGAAGTTACCGGGTCATTAAAAGAAACTCTTTCTACAGCCTCTAGTACAAAGAAGAAAATTGAGGAAGGCAAACAGTATGCTTTTAACGTGACTGAGCAGATGGATCAGATTAACGGCAAAGTAACCGAGTTAGCGACCGTCATTCATTCATTGAAAAATAATTCACAAGAAATCCATAGAATCATTGAAATCATCACCGATATCTCAAATCAAACCAATTTACTGGCATTGAATGCTGCAATTGAAGCGGCAAGAGCTGGTGAGCATGGGAAAGGGTTTGGTGTCGTCGCCCAGGAGGTCCGTAAACTTGCTGAACAATCGGCTGGTGCGGCAGATAGCATACGTACGATTCTTGAGCAGACTGGAAAAGAAACCAACCAGGCCGTAAGCGTCATGGATGAAAGCCAGGTGACCGTGCTAAAAGGCAATGAGCTTGTGGAGAAAGTGGCTACAATTTTCAGTGAGATTGCTGAATCGATTGAGGAAGTAAGTTTGAAGGGCAATACGGTAAGTGAAGCAGTCATCAATGCTAATGAAAAGATGGAATCAATGGCACAGTCTGCTAATGAAGTGATTACCGCATCCTCCAGATCCGCACTATTCCTCGAGCAGGTAGCAGCAACGACAGAAGAACAGAATGCAACGATGCAGGAACTGTTGGATTCATCCAACAAGCTGTCAAGCATGGCTGAAGACCTGAGGAAGTCATTCTCCAGCTTTAAGCTATAA
- the gndA gene encoding NADP-dependent phosphogluconate dehydrogenase, whose product MSKQQIGVIGLAVMGKNLAMNIESRGYSVSVYNRSREKTDEMLEETKGKNIVGTFTIEEFVQSLEMPRKILLMVKAGAATDATIEQLKPHLEKGDIIIDGGNTYFADTQRRNKELSELGFHFIGTGVSGGEEGALHGPSIMPGGQKEAYDLVAPIFQDISAKVNGEACTTYIGPDGAGHYVKMVHNGIEYGDMQLISESYFMLKHVLGLNAQELHEVFAEWNKGELDSYLIEITADIFTKKDDETGKPLVDMILDTAGQKGTGKWTSQSALDLGVPLPIITESVFARFISAMKQERVEASKVLTGPESKPFNGDREAFIESIRKALYLSKICSYAQGFAQMRAASDEYGWDLSYGDIAMIFRGGCIIRAQFLQKIKEAYDRDPALKNLLLDPYFKEIAESYQQSLREIISAAVMNGIPVPSFSAALSYFDSYRTETLPANLIQSQRDYFGAHTYQRIDKEGIFHTEWME is encoded by the coding sequence ATGTCAAAACAGCAAATTGGAGTCATTGGTCTAGCTGTCATGGGGAAAAACCTGGCGATGAATATTGAGAGCAGAGGGTATTCTGTATCTGTATATAATCGATCAAGGGAAAAGACGGATGAAATGCTTGAGGAAACGAAAGGCAAGAATATCGTCGGAACATTTACTATTGAAGAGTTTGTTCAATCGCTTGAAATGCCGCGGAAGATCCTGCTGATGGTAAAAGCTGGCGCAGCGACGGACGCGACAATCGAGCAATTGAAGCCCCATCTGGAAAAGGGAGACATTATCATTGACGGTGGTAATACATACTTTGCTGATACTCAGCGCCGAAACAAGGAATTGAGCGAGCTAGGGTTTCACTTCATCGGTACTGGTGTATCAGGAGGGGAGGAAGGTGCACTTCACGGACCTTCTATCATGCCTGGCGGACAAAAAGAAGCATACGACTTGGTTGCGCCTATTTTCCAGGATATATCTGCAAAAGTTAATGGAGAAGCATGCACCACTTATATTGGGCCGGATGGAGCAGGCCATTATGTAAAAATGGTCCACAACGGAATCGAATATGGAGATATGCAGCTCATTTCTGAATCCTATTTTATGTTGAAGCATGTTCTAGGATTAAATGCTCAAGAGCTTCATGAAGTGTTTGCTGAATGGAACAAAGGGGAGCTTGACAGCTATTTAATTGAAATAACGGCTGATATTTTTACTAAGAAGGACGACGAGACGGGCAAGCCGCTTGTAGATATGATCCTTGATACAGCGGGTCAAAAGGGTACTGGTAAATGGACAAGCCAGAGTGCGCTTGATCTAGGAGTACCGCTGCCAATCATTACAGAATCGGTTTTCGCCCGCTTTATCTCTGCAATGAAGCAAGAGCGTGTTGAAGCGAGTAAAGTACTGACTGGACCAGAATCAAAGCCTTTCAATGGTGACCGTGAAGCTTTCATTGAATCAATCCGCAAGGCCCTTTATTTAAGTAAAATTTGTTCGTATGCACAGGGCTTCGCACAAATGAGAGCAGCGTCCGATGAGTACGGCTGGGATTTGAGTTATGGCGATATCGCGATGATCTTCCGTGGAGGCTGCATTATCAGGGCACAGTTCCTGCAAAAAATCAAAGAAGCATACGACCGAGATCCGGCTCTGAAAAACCTGCTGCTTGATCCGTACTTTAAGGAAATAGCGGAAAGCTACCAGCAGTCGCTGCGAGAAATTATCTCAGCCGCTGTCATGAATGGAATTCCAGTACCAAGCTTCTCTGCAGCTCTTTCATATTTTGACAGCTACAGGACAGAAACTTTGCCTGCCAACCTGATTCAGTCCCAGAGGGATTATTTCGGAGCACACACATATCAGCGCATCGACAAAGAAGGAATCTTCCATACTGAATGGATGGAATAA
- a CDS encoding amino acid ABC transporter ATP-binding protein — protein sequence MIKVHGLHKSFGKLEVLKGISTTIENGEVVAIIGPSGSGKSTFLRCLNLLEQPTGGNILIDGGDITDKKNNIMKVRENVGMVFQHFHLFPHMTVLQNITYAPIKVKGLSKTEAESQGLELLKKVGLSEKARDFPNRLSGGQKQRVAIARALAMDPEVMLFDEPTSALDPEMVKEVLEVMKSLAHTGMTMAIVTHEMGFAREVADRVLFLDGGVLVEDAPPAEFFSSPKSTRAKEFLEKML from the coding sequence GTGATTAAAGTACACGGCCTTCATAAGTCATTTGGAAAATTAGAAGTTTTGAAAGGCATTTCTACAACAATTGAAAATGGTGAAGTTGTAGCGATTATAGGGCCATCTGGTTCGGGCAAATCAACCTTCCTTCGTTGCTTGAATCTGCTCGAGCAGCCTACGGGCGGAAACATACTAATTGACGGAGGAGATATTACAGACAAAAAAAACAACATCATGAAAGTCAGGGAAAATGTCGGCATGGTATTCCAGCATTTTCACCTTTTTCCACACATGACCGTATTGCAGAACATCACTTACGCACCGATTAAGGTAAAAGGACTGTCTAAAACAGAAGCGGAAAGCCAAGGCTTAGAGCTTCTCAAAAAGGTTGGACTTTCTGAAAAAGCACGTGACTTTCCTAACAGACTCTCAGGCGGCCAAAAACAGCGCGTAGCCATTGCCCGTGCGCTTGCAATGGATCCTGAAGTGATGCTTTTCGATGAGCCAACGTCTGCCCTTGACCCCGAGATGGTAAAAGAAGTGCTCGAGGTCATGAAGTCACTGGCGCACACCGGCATGACAATGGCGATCGTTACTCACGAAATGGGTTTTGCCCGTGAAGTAGCGGATCGCGTACTGTTCCTTGACGGTGGAGTACTTGTTGAAGATGCCCCTCCAGCAGAATTCTTCAGCAGCCCAAAAAGCACAAGGGCAAAAGAATTCCTCGAAAAAATGCTATAA
- a CDS encoding L,D-transpeptidase yields MPVFLSMLLAAFIFSPIWLLGTNPLPGDPFVIVNKQTNEVALINENRVQTIVSAATGKTEELTPEGLFTVTVKAPDPYYRKKDIPGGDPNNPLGSRWIGFDAENTDGRTYGIHGTNDPLSIGKKISMGCVRLQNEAVESLYDYIPLGTKILVTSTSKDFTELGKEYGAIKE; encoded by the coding sequence ATGCCAGTGTTTCTTTCTATGCTTCTAGCAGCGTTTATTTTTTCGCCTATATGGCTGCTGGGTACCAACCCGCTGCCAGGAGATCCATTTGTGATTGTCAATAAACAGACGAATGAGGTAGCACTGATTAATGAGAACAGAGTCCAGACGATAGTCAGCGCCGCAACTGGTAAAACAGAGGAACTGACACCCGAAGGTTTATTTACCGTCACTGTCAAAGCTCCTGACCCATACTACCGTAAAAAAGATATTCCTGGCGGTGACCCCAACAATCCTCTTGGCAGCAGGTGGATTGGATTCGACGCGGAGAATACGGATGGCCGAACATACGGAATCCATGGCACGAATGACCCCTTGAGCATCGGGAAAAAAATATCCATGGGCTGCGTCCGTCTTCAAAATGAGGCAGTAGAATCATTGTATGATTACATACCATTAGGAACAAAAATCCTGGTTACTTCTACTTCAAAAGACTTTACAGAACTAGGTAAAGAATATGGAGCAATCAAGGAATAA
- a CDS encoding amino acid ABC transporter permease has product MNLDFTAILPSLPYILEGIGVTLKIVILAGLLGFAFGIILAIFKISKLKALNWFADAYTSIFRGTPLILQLMIIYYGLPQLIDYEIAPYWAAVASFSLNSGAYISEIIRAGILAVDKGQQEAAMTLGVPGKRMMFDIILPQAMKNILPALMNEFITLTKESAIVTVIAVNDIMRRAYIVGGDQYRFFEPLIFAGLIYYVMVITLTMIGKAVERRLRQSD; this is encoded by the coding sequence ATGAATCTTGATTTTACCGCAATCCTTCCTTCACTGCCGTATATATTGGAAGGCATCGGCGTCACTTTAAAAATAGTAATTTTGGCGGGACTCCTGGGTTTTGCGTTTGGAATCATCCTTGCCATTTTTAAGATCAGCAAATTAAAAGCACTGAATTGGTTTGCGGACGCTTATACATCGATTTTCCGTGGAACTCCGCTCATCCTTCAGCTGATGATCATCTACTATGGGCTGCCTCAACTGATTGATTATGAAATTGCTCCTTACTGGGCTGCCGTGGCTTCATTTTCCTTGAATTCAGGGGCGTATATTTCAGAAATCATCAGGGCGGGAATTTTAGCTGTCGATAAAGGGCAGCAAGAAGCCGCCATGACCCTTGGCGTTCCGGGGAAGAGGATGATGTTTGATATTATCCTGCCACAGGCAATGAAAAACATCCTGCCTGCTTTAATGAATGAATTCATTACTCTTACAAAGGAATCTGCTATCGTTACAGTTATTGCGGTGAATGATATTATGCGCAGAGCTTATATTGTTGGCGGTGATCAGTACAGGTTTTTTGAACCGTTGATTTTTGCCGGATTGATCTATTATGTAATGGTTATTACCTTGACAATGATTGGCAAGGCAGTGGAAAGGAGATTGAGACAGAGTGATTAA
- a CDS encoding DNA polymerase IV, translated as MKEMYPKKGRVILHVDMNSFYASVEMAYDSDLKGKPLAIAGNPEERRGIIVTCSYEARKFGVRTTMPLWEAKKLCPDLIIKKPNFDRYRTASAAMFDILRQYTEVVEPVSIDEGYMDITDCSDLGAPLEIAGSIQKRILEQLDLPCSIGVAPNKFLAKTASDMKKPMGITVLRKRDIPKVLWPLEVGEMHGVGTKTADKLKSIEIDTIGGLAAANDIQLKGLLGINGLRLKERANGQDNRQVDPDSVYDFKSIGNSTTLPRDISNQHELLKVLDGLSEQVAARMKRKEAVATSISVMIRFKDRKTITRSQKLQNPVSKQDEIAAAAKMLFLKHWNGDPIRLLGITGTDLLEADKAVKQLDLFSYEQDAKKEPLINTMSQLREKYGKNIIESAGSQVKKPAAKENTAAGTSFNKDFLQKKKKQ; from the coding sequence ATGAAAGAAATGTATCCAAAAAAGGGCAGAGTCATTTTGCATGTTGATATGAACAGCTTCTATGCCTCAGTAGAAATGGCATACGATTCTGATTTGAAGGGCAAGCCACTGGCAATTGCCGGCAATCCGGAAGAACGACGTGGAATCATTGTCACTTGCAGCTATGAAGCGAGGAAGTTTGGCGTACGGACAACCATGCCTCTTTGGGAAGCCAAGAAGCTTTGCCCTGATTTAATTATAAAAAAACCGAATTTTGACAGATACCGTACAGCATCCGCTGCTATGTTCGATATTTTACGCCAGTACACAGAGGTCGTAGAACCCGTTTCAATTGATGAAGGGTATATGGATATAACAGATTGCTCCGACCTCGGAGCCCCTTTGGAGATAGCCGGAAGCATCCAAAAAAGAATCCTTGAACAGTTGGACTTGCCGTGCAGCATCGGTGTCGCCCCAAATAAATTCCTGGCGAAAACGGCTTCGGATATGAAGAAGCCAATGGGGATAACTGTTTTAAGAAAGCGAGACATTCCCAAAGTCCTCTGGCCGCTCGAGGTTGGGGAAATGCATGGAGTAGGAACAAAAACAGCGGACAAACTAAAAAGTATTGAAATTGATACGATTGGCGGATTGGCAGCAGCGAATGACATTCAGCTTAAAGGACTGCTGGGCATCAACGGATTAAGATTGAAGGAAAGAGCAAATGGCCAGGACAATCGCCAGGTCGATCCGGATTCTGTGTACGATTTTAAAAGTATCGGCAATTCTACTACGCTGCCACGCGATATTTCGAATCAGCATGAGCTCCTGAAAGTTCTTGATGGATTGTCGGAGCAAGTAGCTGCAAGGATGAAGAGGAAGGAAGCGGTCGCCACAAGCATTAGTGTAATGATACGATTCAAGGACAGGAAGACAATTACGCGAAGCCAAAAATTGCAGAATCCTGTATCTAAGCAGGACGAAATAGCCGCCGCTGCCAAAATGCTTTTTTTAAAGCATTGGAATGGTGATCCAATCCGGCTGCTGGGAATAACGGGTACCGACTTGCTTGAAGCGGACAAAGCAGTCAAGCAGCTTGACCTATTCTCTTATGAGCAGGATGCGAAAAAGGAACCTCTAATCAATACGATGAGCCAGTTGCGTGAGAAATACGGCAAAAATATCATAGAGAGTGCCGGCTCACAAGTGAAAAAGCCGGCGGCTAAGGAGAATACCGCTGCAGGGACGAGTTTTAATAAGGATTTCCTTCAGAAAAAGAAGAAGCAATGA
- a CDS encoding chemotaxis protein CheW has protein sequence MAESSKTVVFQAGNEEYAFPILYVVSIEKMEGMTAIPHMPDYVTGITKVRGELIPVIDLEMVLYHREIQADDKTRLVVLETSDISLGVLVRDAKEILEIPEENLKQPGFIAYQNTKFITGIANLEKRMIMVIDPETLIHSLEGIKEIKDYMKQQKQELHN, from the coding sequence ATGGCTGAAAGCAGTAAGACGGTAGTTTTTCAAGCGGGGAATGAAGAATACGCTTTTCCGATTCTTTACGTCGTTTCAATTGAAAAAATGGAAGGGATGACAGCGATTCCGCATATGCCTGATTATGTCACAGGAATCACAAAGGTAAGGGGAGAATTGATTCCGGTCATCGATCTCGAAATGGTCCTGTATCATCGGGAAATTCAGGCGGATGACAAGACAAGACTGGTCGTGCTGGAGACATCGGATATTTCTTTGGGTGTACTTGTCAGGGATGCAAAGGAAATTCTTGAAATCCCAGAAGAAAACTTGAAACAGCCGGGCTTTATCGCCTACCAGAACACGAAATTCATTACGGGGATCGCTAATTTGGAAAAACGGATGATCATGGTCATCGACCCGGAAACACTGATTCACTCACTAGAGGGAATCAAAGAGATCAAAGACTATATGAAACAGCAAAAGCAGGAACTACATAACTAG
- the mce gene encoding methylmalonyl-CoA epimerase — translation MIKKVDHIGIAVKSIEHALPFYTDVLKLPLLGIEVVESEKVKVAFLKAGETKLELLEPLSEDSAIASFIEKRGEGIHHVALGVESIQDRINDMKENGIKMIQDVPKKGAGGALVAFMHPKSTGSVLYELCEKNGEAE, via the coding sequence ATGATTAAAAAGGTCGACCATATCGGCATTGCTGTCAAATCTATTGAGCATGCCCTCCCATTTTATACAGATGTGCTGAAGTTGCCACTACTTGGGATAGAGGTAGTAGAAAGCGAGAAGGTAAAAGTAGCTTTTCTGAAAGCAGGAGAAACAAAGCTAGAGTTACTGGAACCTTTATCGGAGGATAGCGCCATCGCTTCCTTTATTGAAAAGCGTGGGGAAGGAATCCACCATGTTGCCCTCGGCGTAGAGTCGATACAGGATAGAATCAATGATATGAAGGAAAATGGAATCAAAATGATCCAGGATGTTCCGAAGAAAGGTGCAGGGGGTGCACTTGTCGCATTCATGCATCCCAAATCTACAGGAAGCGTTTTATACGAACTTTGCGAGAAGAACGGGGAGGCTGAATAG
- a CDS encoding aromatic acid exporter family protein has product MKFRIGYRTLKTALGTAISIIIAQYLGLGNYVSAGILTILCIQVTKKRSLQASWHRFLACIIAMAFSAVFFEGIAYHPLVIGLLLLFFIPTVVMFKAKEGVVTSSVIIMHIYSAEKFTGQLLLNELGIITIGIGVALIMNLYMPSVDNKLEEYQRGIEAHFKRIFSEIALYLKSQDSSWDGRELTETARLIEKAKALAIQDVENHFLRDENLYYQYFKIREKQYEIIERVLPSITSIPKHVEQANIVAEFVESLSRGIHPGNTVLIYLEKLMRMKMEFENMELPKTREEFEARAALLHFVNEMEQFLLLKRSFKGLKTGEDKSEAAVTN; this is encoded by the coding sequence GTGAAATTCAGAATTGGTTATCGTACGTTAAAAACAGCGCTGGGGACGGCGATTTCCATCATCATTGCCCAGTACCTTGGATTGGGAAATTATGTGTCAGCGGGGATTTTGACAATTCTCTGCATCCAGGTGACTAAAAAACGTTCACTTCAGGCTTCATGGCATCGGTTCCTGGCCTGTATTATTGCGATGGCATTCTCTGCGGTATTTTTTGAAGGAATTGCTTATCATCCGCTAGTCATTGGATTATTATTGTTGTTTTTCATCCCGACCGTGGTTATGTTTAAAGCAAAGGAAGGCGTAGTCACAAGCAGTGTCATCATCATGCATATTTACTCTGCGGAAAAGTTCACTGGACAACTATTATTGAACGAGCTGGGGATCATTACGATCGGAATTGGCGTCGCTTTGATCATGAATTTGTATATGCCAAGTGTCGATAATAAGCTGGAAGAGTACCAACGAGGAATTGAAGCTCATTTTAAAAGGATTTTCAGCGAAATCGCCTTATACCTTAAAAGTCAGGATTCCAGCTGGGATGGCCGGGAGCTGACTGAAACTGCGAGACTGATTGAAAAGGCAAAAGCACTTGCCATCCAGGACGTAGAAAATCATTTTTTAAGAGATGAAAATTTATATTATCAATATTTTAAAATCAGGGAAAAGCAATACGAAATCATTGAAAGGGTTCTTCCTTCTATCACTTCTATTCCTAAGCATGTTGAACAGGCTAATATTGTTGCTGAGTTTGTCGAGTCGCTGTCTAGAGGAATCCATCCCGGTAATACCGTCCTTATATACCTCGAAAAATTAATGAGGATGAAAATGGAGTTTGAGAATATGGAGCTTCCTAAAACAAGGGAAGAGTTCGAAGCGCGGGCCGCACTGCTTCATTTTGTTAATGAAATGGAACAATTCCTATTGTTGAAACGTTCATTTAAAGGATTGAAGACGGGTGAGGATAAATCTGAAGCTGCCGTGACAAACTAA
- a CDS encoding transporter substrate-binding domain-containing protein, producing the protein MKKLISVLLVGIILTGVLAACGTSSEKTSGTGDEEKKVLKMGTSADYPPFEYVETATSDEIIGFDVDLANLIANELGYEVEIKDMDFNGLIGALQSDRVDFVMAGMTPTDDRKKNVDFTEVYYTAKHMIVSAKDSNIKSIKDLEGKTVGVQLSSIQEEEAEKIAETVDIKIEKRTRIPELVQEIKAGRIDAAIIEDTVADGYFKNNPDLDGFTIEDGSEEEAGSAIAFPKGSKLTEEFNKVLKEKMENGEVDKLIVKWFGGEK; encoded by the coding sequence ATGAAAAAGTTAATTTCAGTTTTATTGGTGGGCATTATATTAACGGGAGTCCTCGCTGCGTGTGGGACAAGCAGTGAAAAAACATCAGGCACCGGCGACGAGGAAAAGAAAGTCCTGAAAATGGGCACTTCAGCGGACTATCCGCCATTTGAATACGTAGAAACAGCTACAAGTGATGAAATTATTGGTTTTGATGTAGATTTAGCCAATCTGATTGCAAATGAATTAGGGTATGAAGTAGAAATTAAAGATATGGATTTTAATGGTCTTATTGGTGCTCTTCAGTCCGACCGTGTTGATTTTGTCATGGCAGGCATGACTCCGACAGATGACCGAAAGAAGAACGTAGATTTCACTGAAGTTTACTATACTGCGAAGCACATGATTGTTTCTGCAAAAGATAGCAATATCAAATCAATTAAGGACCTTGAAGGTAAAACAGTTGGCGTTCAGCTTTCATCCATTCAGGAAGAAGAAGCTGAGAAAATCGCTGAAACAGTGGATATCAAGATTGAGAAGCGCACAAGAATTCCTGAATTGGTTCAGGAAATCAAAGCTGGTCGTATTGATGCTGCGATTATCGAGGATACAGTAGCAGATGGGTACTTTAAGAATAATCCTGATCTTGATGGATTTACAATCGAAGACGGAAGTGAAGAAGAAGCTGGATCTGCGATCGCTTTCCCTAAAGGAAGCAAGCTGACGGAGGAATTTAACAAGGTTCTGAAAGAAAAAATGGAAAACGGTGAAGTAGACAAATTGATTGTTAAATGGTTTGGCGGAGAAAAGTAA
- a CDS encoding BrxA/BrxB family bacilliredoxin: MSMDFNFFMNDVVRQARQEIGAAGYTELTTSEEVEQALAKEGTTLVMVNSVCGCAGGIARPAAAHAVHYDKRPDHLVTVFAGQDKEATEKARSYFTGYPPSSPSFALLKDGKLCTMVERHEIEGHDPMQVVNKLQNAFEEYCEEI, encoded by the coding sequence ATGAGCATGGATTTCAATTTTTTCATGAATGATGTAGTCCGTCAGGCTCGCCAGGAAATTGGGGCAGCTGGATATACAGAATTAACAACGAGCGAGGAAGTAGAACAAGCATTGGCTAAAGAGGGAACAACACTTGTGATGGTTAACTCAGTCTGCGGTTGCGCCGGAGGTATTGCCCGTCCTGCAGCTGCACATGCTGTTCACTATGATAAACGTCCAGATCATCTTGTGACTGTTTTCGCCGGACAGGATAAGGAAGCGACAGAAAAAGCAAGAAGCTATTTTACGGGCTATCCGCCATCGTCCCCATCTTTCGCATTGCTGAAGGACGGAAAGCTTTGCACAATGGTCGAACGTCACGAAATCGAAGGACACGACCCAATGCAAGTAGTAAACAAGCTGCAAAATGCATTCGAAGAATATTGTGAAGAAATTTAA
- the prli42 gene encoding stressosome-associated protein Prli42: MRKPNIRKVVVYVMLFTMLASTLLMGLSTFL, encoded by the coding sequence ATGCGTAAGCCAAATATCAGGAAAGTCGTAGTATACGTCATGCTTTTTACTATGCTTGCTTCAACCCTTCTCATGGGATTATCAACTTTCCTATAA
- a CDS encoding alpha/beta hydrolase, with translation MTESYPVLEGAEPFYFEGNSVGILVSHGFTGSTQSMRPLGEAYASVGYTVCGPRLRGHGTHHEDMEQTTYQDWIASVEEGYSWLKERCETVFVTGLSMGGTLTLYMAEQYPEIRGIVLINAAVEIPAMEPVLELEGTRFLDAIGSDIKKAGVLELAYEKTPVQSIKEILPFMKTVKENLSKVYCPALIFVSDEDHVVPPDNSQTIYDRISSETKAIHHMKESYHVATLDNDQQMIIDKTLELIKKQL, from the coding sequence ATGACAGAGAGTTATCCAGTTCTTGAAGGGGCAGAGCCGTTTTATTTTGAGGGGAATTCTGTAGGTATATTGGTTTCCCATGGATTTACAGGTTCTACACAGAGTATGCGACCACTGGGGGAGGCATATGCTTCTGTTGGTTATACTGTTTGCGGACCGAGATTGAGGGGGCATGGCACACATCATGAAGATATGGAACAAACAACCTATCAAGATTGGATTGCATCGGTAGAAGAAGGGTATTCTTGGTTAAAAGAGCGTTGTGAAACGGTTTTTGTAACTGGTCTGTCAATGGGCGGAACGCTGACCTTGTACATGGCAGAACAATACCCTGAGATCAGAGGGATTGTCCTCATAAATGCGGCTGTTGAAATACCAGCAATGGAGCCAGTCCTTGAGCTAGAAGGCACAAGATTCCTGGATGCAATCGGGTCTGATATCAAGAAGGCCGGAGTATTGGAGCTCGCATATGAAAAAACACCGGTGCAATCCATTAAAGAGATCCTGCCATTCATGAAAACGGTGAAAGAAAACCTTTCGAAAGTTTATTGTCCAGCCTTAATATTTGTTTCAGACGAAGACCATGTTGTCCCGCCTGATAATTCACAAACCATTTACGATCGAATCAGCTCAGAAACAAAAGCAATCCATCATATGAAAGAAAGCTATCACGTTGCTACCCTGGACAACGACCAGCAAATGATCATTGATAAAACGCTTGAATTGATAAAAAAACAGCTTTGA